One Tolypothrix bouteillei VB521301 DNA window includes the following coding sequences:
- a CDS encoding GAF domain-containing protein: MELTEKLNCWEQTFDAENLLHRITTRIRQARELEDILAVAADEVRSFLAMERVMVYRFDSDESGEVIAESIHEQRLPSLLGLHFPTEDIPQGVRNMFLWARQRSIVDVASGIIGLSQLASPETGKSLGSENIYYREVDPCHIEYLKAMGVQSSLVVPILHYSLTEPSAKPQLWGLLVSHHSKPRTVLHQEVQVVQRVVDVVSMAIAQNHLQNVIREQQQREAIVNKIISLLHPPSTDTNQLQAALEATTDAFGGVGGRLYLEKSSEVYATGEQPLRIEALENTILEEHRSFQDWIAQCQKDNIIQVGDLHQEPYWRVLAPAFQSTHIRGVLAIPLNYDGRYIGILSIFRSELETKILWGGWRGGEARNQLPQISFETWLERKKEQPPEWKPEDIALGQALATQFSIAIQQQQMYQQVQTLNAKQEHQVQERTAELQKSLEQTLLIKQVTEQMRSNLDYNITLQTIVEEVRRLLKTDRVLVYKLLSEGGGEVIVEDVDKNWSSVLGHKMPQECFPDEYARLYFRGRVRAINNTAVASLDTCHREFLHSLQIKANVIVPINIGTQLWGLLIAHQCYAPRNWEDAEIDLLQQLADAAAVAIQQAQLYERSRAAESTARSQAEKMVQLLHEIQQTQAKLIQSQKISSFGLLSLGATQEINNSVNFISTQLSQASEYTQNLLELLHLYQLYNPYPDSEITHQAEVLNLDSIAENLPRIMSSIKVQVDRVRSTVQSLQNFSSLERVPIKPVDINKAIERVLSILQHRLQLKIKTPGIEVIKNYGNLPMVECYAAQINQVFINLISYAIDALTNQIKETRHDKRLPTGELEVSSGRLAAIEKWGEQENSNSTSPYRIQISTGMSSDSSHAIVRIAYNDSGMTQDIKSSIFDPACTTQLLEQSIGMELSMSYLIVVQKHGGALKCVSEPGKGTEFWIEIPLKQSYSL; this comes from the coding sequence ATGGAATTAACAGAGAAGCTAAATTGTTGGGAGCAAACATTTGACGCAGAAAATTTGCTGCACAGAATAACAACCCGGATCAGACAAGCACGAGAACTCGAAGATATCTTAGCTGTGGCGGCTGATGAAGTGCGTTCATTTCTGGCTATGGAGCGAGTGATGGTGTATCGGTTTGATAGCGATGAAAGCGGAGAAGTCATTGCCGAATCCATACACGAGCAGCGATTGCCATCTCTATTGGGGTTGCACTTTCCTACAGAGGATATCCCACAAGGGGTGCGAAATATGTTTTTGTGGGCGCGACAGCGTTCTATTGTAGATGTGGCTTCTGGAATTATTGGTTTATCACAACTAGCAAGCCCAGAAACTGGCAAATCTTTAGGAAGTGAGAATATCTACTATCGAGAGGTAGACCCCTGCCATATTGAATATTTGAAGGCAATGGGTGTACAGTCATCGTTAGTAGTGCCGATTTTACATTACTCCCTCACAGAGCCATCCGCAAAACCTCAACTGTGGGGATTGTTGGTATCGCATCATAGCAAACCGCGAACGGTTTTGCATCAAGAAGTTCAGGTAGTACAGAGAGTTGTCGATGTTGTATCAATGGCGATCGCTCAAAACCACTTACAGAACGTAATTCGCGAGCAGCAACAGCGAGAAGCAATAGTTAACAAAATTATCTCCCTACTACATCCACCCTCCACAGATACAAATCAATTACAAGCAGCCTTAGAAGCAACCACAGATGCCTTTGGTGGGGTAGGAGGAAGATTGTACTTAGAGAAAAGTTCTGAAGTATACGCCACAGGCGAACAGCCCCTAAGAATTGAAGCACTAGAAAACACTATTCTTGAGGAACATAGATCGTTTCAAGATTGGATCGCTCAATGTCAAAAAGATAACATCATTCAAGTTGGAGACCTCCATCAAGAACCCTATTGGCGTGTTTTAGCTCCTGCTTTCCAAAGCACTCACATTAGAGGAGTTTTGGCAATTCCTTTAAATTACGACGGACGCTATATCGGTATTTTAAGTATTTTTCGCTCTGAATTGGAAACAAAAATCTTGTGGGGAGGATGGCGCGGGGGCGAAGCCCGGAATCAGCTACCCCAGATTTCTTTTGAGACTTGGTTGGAACGCAAAAAAGAACAACCCCCTGAGTGGAAACCCGAAGACATTGCACTCGGACAAGCTCTAGCCACTCAATTTTCCATAGCCATTCAGCAGCAGCAAATGTACCAGCAAGTGCAAACCCTGAATGCCAAGCAAGAACACCAGGTACAAGAGCGCACAGCCGAGTTGCAAAAGTCATTAGAGCAGACTTTGCTAATCAAGCAAGTGACGGAGCAAATGCGTAGCAATCTCGACTACAACATCACTTTACAAACCATCGTTGAGGAAGTGAGAAGACTGCTCAAAACGGATCGCGTGTTAGTTTACAAGCTCTTAAGCGAGGGAGGGGGTGAGGTCATTGTCGAAGATGTAGATAAAAACTGGTCCTCAGTTTTAGGCCACAAAATGCCACAAGAATGCTTTCCCGATGAATACGCACGTCTTTATTTTCGGGGAAGGGTACGGGCAATCAACAACACCGCAGTAGCGAGTTTGGATACCTGCCATCGAGAGTTTTTACACAGTCTTCAGATAAAAGCCAACGTAATTGTACCGATTAACATTGGTACGCAATTATGGGGGTTATTGATTGCCCATCAGTGTTATGCGCCCCGAAATTGGGAAGATGCAGAAATTGATTTGCTCCAACAGCTAGCAGACGCCGCCGCCGTTGCTATTCAACAAGCACAGTTATACGAAAGGAGCCGTGCGGCAGAATCTACAGCAAGATCGCAAGCTGAAAAGATGGTGCAACTTCTTCATGAGATACAACAAACACAAGCAAAACTCATTCAAAGTCAAAAAATATCCAGTTTTGGGTTATTATCGCTAGGTGCAACACAAGAAATCAACAATTCCGTTAACTTTATATCCACTCAACTGTCTCAAGCCAGTGAATACACCCAAAATCTCTTAGAACTTTTGCATCTCTATCAATTGTACAATCCCTATCCAGATAGTGAAATTACTCATCAAGCAGAAGTACTGAATTTGGACTCAATCGCAGAAAATTTACCTAGAATCATGTCATCGATAAAAGTACAGGTCGATCGCGTCCGCTCGACAGTCCAGTCGTTACAAAATTTTTCTTCTCTGGAACGCGTTCCCATCAAACCTGTTGACATCAATAAAGCTATTGAGCGGGTTTTGTCAATTTTGCAACACCGTCTGCAATTAAAGATAAAAACTCCTGGTATTGAAGTTATTAAAAACTACGGCAATTTGCCAATGGTAGAATGCTACGCCGCACAAATAAACCAGGTATTTATCAATCTCATAAGCTATGCTATTGATGCTTTAACAAACCAGATAAAGGAAACGAGACACGACAAGAGGTTACCTACAGGGGAACTGGAAGTCTCCTCTGGGAGATTAGCAGCAATAGAAAAATGGGGAGAGCAAGAAAATTCAAATTCTACTTCACCCTATCGCATCCAAATTTCTACTGGAATGTCATCAGATAGCTCTCACGCGATCGTTCGCATTGCTTACAATGATTCAGGAATGACACAAGACATCAAAAGCTCAATTTTCGATCCGGCTTGTACGACTCAATTGTTGGAACAGAGCATAGGTATGGAACTATCAATGAGTTACCTGATTGTTGTACAAAAACACGGTGGAGCCTTAAAATGTGTTTCAGAACCGGGCAAAGGTACCGAGTTCTGGATTGAAATTCCACTTAAGCAATCTTATTCACTCTGA
- a CDS encoding filamentous hemagglutinin N-terminal domain-containing protein, with product MLNICCHSLKKLAIAIGLISISSTNCAFAQIIPDSTLPNNSRVTIVDNTSLIEGGTTAGSNLFHSFEAFSVPTGSIVQFNNASEIQNIISRVTGQSVSNIDGLIRARGHANLFLLNPNGIIFGRNAELNIGGSFLATTAYGLMFADGSFFSTNSAGSSPLLTISVPIGLQLASNQASITNNASNLTVNTGQNLTLIASNVTHNGKISAPGGQVTVAAASNIQAGLGQAGEILSLKDQQIGSDSQESTAIVVGKIDASNTEVGQIGGKVQVVGTKVALFDNSHIDVSGDAGGGQVLVGGDYLGLGSLPQASATYISPQASIKADALMRGNGGQVTVWGKDSTRVYGSLSARGGKYGGNGGLIETSGYHFLDVAGIRVDASALNGAGGTWLLDPHDVTLNYSGTTTGGSFSDGNPQIFTPNGDGAVIFIPDIQAQLNAGTNVTIATGTTGTQSGNIKAEGFGITKTTSGTATLTLQAANDISLKAFRIAADNGRLNLVLQADSDASGFGNISLSQGFMETGGGAFTATAAGSISMESFAIASNNRSAIASEPISIFASSISTQNAGIISNTFGDGDAALLSINSNSFILTGGGINSNSFGNGNAKDIDINVNSLFLKAGAISSKTFGKGNAGGVKINANSIDLEQANLSSRSYGDGNAGALTMNSKSISLLDKVGIFSTAQGDIDSKGNAGIITITTDRLFMRNSGLNSGTIGEGNGGQIFIKTGSLRMENSGMGNDTGIDRDNDGKVINNRGDAGRLQIFADDFTLENSSITSDTGGQGKAGEIILKVTNSLALKNNSNITTNTLANSTGNAGSIDVTTKSLLLENDLPYFKDDIVTGFGSLTRAKGNAGQITIDADSVAIRNNSGMGIDTEGEGQAGQLNLTANSLEMINAGIGSDTKGIGNAGEININIVGNAFLNGAGINTETSGSGQAGRINLKAGSLILNNGSNINSRTTGEGNAGVINIETGSFVMDNSSIVSDTGALREEPLQPIKNTGNAGRINITADTISLNNSARISSEAAGTGNAGEINIDVNTALLKNSTIATATSGSGKGGEIFFSANSLVLDNSRLSSETTGSGVGGSLTLLLQEALTARDRSSISVSSTSTSLNNAELGGAGSINVQANSISLDNQSSIKSEAGSVDGGNINLTLQKLLLLRRNSQISASAGTALKGGNGGNININVRNGFIVALPFENSDITANAYQGLGGVVDIKAASIFGLSPLSRDLLSKLLATTNPALLDPGRLRTSDITAISQTNPSLNGVVAVNTPDTDPYGELVPLPVNLVDASQLISTGCNPEGTHTTSSFISTGRGGISTSPTDPLLSDALLADWISPSKNISQSEAEGENISLSSPSPSTPIVEAQNWVVDKRGVIELVAIAPSINLHRSPFHSTLCVDKR from the coding sequence GTGCTAAACATTTGTTGTCACTCTTTAAAAAAGTTAGCGATCGCAATAGGTCTTATATCTATTTCTAGTACAAATTGTGCTTTTGCTCAAATTATCCCCGATTCCACATTACCCAATAATTCTCGCGTCACGATAGTTGATAATACTAGCCTTATTGAAGGTGGAACAACTGCAGGCAGTAACTTATTCCACAGCTTTGAAGCCTTTTCTGTCCCGACTGGTAGTATAGTCCAGTTTAATAATGCGTCAGAGATCCAGAATATTATCAGTCGCGTGACGGGTCAGTCAGTCTCAAATATTGATGGATTAATCCGCGCTCGCGGTCATGCAAATCTGTTTCTCCTGAATCCCAACGGCATTATTTTTGGTCGCAATGCCGAGCTCAATATTGGTGGTTCCTTTCTTGCAACCACAGCTTATGGCTTAATGTTTGCCGATGGTAGTTTCTTTAGTACCAACTCCGCCGGGTCGTCTCCTTTACTAACGATTAGCGTTCCTATCGGTTTACAACTTGCTAGCAATCAAGCAAGTATCACAAATAATGCTAGCAACTTAACAGTTAATACAGGGCAAAATTTGACTTTAATAGCTAGCAATGTAACCCACAATGGAAAAATATCTGCGCCTGGAGGACAGGTGACGGTGGCAGCTGCATCAAATATCCAGGCTGGGTTGGGACAAGCCGGAGAAATTCTGAGCTTGAAAGACCAACAGATAGGTAGTGACTCTCAAGAGAGTACTGCGATCGTCGTCGGTAAAATTGATGCTTCTAATACTGAGGTCGGACAAATTGGAGGCAAAGTCCAAGTTGTAGGTACGAAAGTTGCACTATTTGACAACTCTCACATAGATGTATCTGGAGATGCAGGTGGGGGTCAGGTGCTAGTGGGAGGTGACTATCTGGGTTTGGGGAGCCTTCCCCAAGCGAGTGCTACATATATCAGCCCTCAAGCCTCTATTAAGGCAGATGCTTTAATGAGAGGAAATGGGGGTCAAGTGACTGTTTGGGGCAAAGACTCAACCCGTGTCTATGGCAGTCTGAGTGCAAGAGGAGGAAAGTATGGCGGTAATGGCGGTTTAATAGAAACATCAGGTTATCATTTTCTTGATGTTGCTGGCATTCGTGTTGATGCGAGTGCTCTTAACGGCGCAGGCGGTACTTGGTTGCTAGATCCGCATGATGTCACTCTCAACTACTCTGGTACAACTACTGGTGGTTCTTTCAGTGATGGTAACCCTCAAATTTTTACGCCCAATGGTGATGGTGCAGTTATATTTATCCCGGATATTCAAGCACAACTTAATGCCGGAACAAATGTGACCATCGCGACTGGTACTACAGGGACTCAATCAGGCAATATTAAAGCAGAGGGCTTTGGCATCACCAAGACAACTTCAGGTACGGCAACTTTAACTTTGCAAGCTGCTAACGATATTTCCTTGAAAGCTTTCCGTATTGCAGCCGATAATGGTCGTCTTAACTTAGTCCTGCAAGCAGATAGTGATGCTTCTGGTTTTGGAAATATTAGCCTGAGTCAAGGTTTCATGGAGACTGGAGGTGGTGCTTTTACAGCAACAGCAGCAGGTTCTATCTCAATGGAAAGTTTTGCGATCGCTAGCAACAATAGGAGTGCGATCGCATCTGAACCCATTTCGATTTTTGCTTCTTCCATTTCAACTCAGAACGCTGGTATTATCAGCAATACTTTTGGCGATGGCGATGCAGCATTGCTCTCCATTAATTCTAATTCATTCATTTTAACAGGGGGAGGAATTAACAGTAACTCCTTTGGTAATGGGAATGCTAAAGATATTGATATTAACGTTAATTCTCTTTTCCTAAAGGCAGGAGCGATCTCCAGTAAGACCTTTGGAAAAGGTAATGCAGGTGGAGTCAAAATCAATGCCAATTCGATTGATTTAGAACAAGCAAACCTCAGCAGTAGAAGCTACGGAGATGGCAATGCAGGAGCATTAACAATGAATTCTAAATCAATTTCATTGTTAGATAAAGTGGGAATTTTCTCAACGGCTCAGGGGGACATCGATAGCAAAGGAAATGCTGGGATAATAACCATCACCACCGATCGGCTTTTCATGAGAAATAGTGGCTTGAATAGCGGGACAATAGGAGAGGGGAACGGCGGACAAATTTTCATTAAAACAGGCTCATTGCGGATGGAAAATAGTGGAATGGGCAACGATACGGGAATTGATAGAGATAATGACGGTAAAGTTATAAATAACAGGGGTGATGCCGGACGCCTTCAAATTTTTGCAGATGATTTTACCTTAGAAAACAGTTCTATTACCAGCGATACTGGGGGTCAGGGAAAAGCAGGGGAAATTATCTTAAAGGTTACCAATTCTCTGGCACTCAAGAATAACAGTAACATCACAACAAATACATTAGCGAACAGTACGGGTAATGCTGGAAGTATTGATGTTACAACTAAGTCATTGTTGTTGGAAAATGACTTACCCTATTTCAAAGATGATATCGTAACGGGTTTCGGCAGCTTAACGCGTGCTAAAGGTAATGCCGGACAAATCACGATCGATGCTGATTCTGTAGCAATCAGAAACAATTCGGGAATGGGCATTGATACAGAAGGAGAAGGACAAGCAGGTCAGCTCAACTTAACTGCTAACTCATTAGAAATGATAAATGCAGGCATCGGCAGTGATACCAAAGGAATAGGTAATGCTGGGGAAATAAACATTAATATTGTCGGTAACGCTTTTCTAAATGGGGCTGGTATTAACACGGAAACTTCTGGCTCCGGGCAAGCAGGACGCATCAATCTCAAAGCAGGCTCTTTAATTTTGAACAATGGTAGCAATATTAATAGCAGGACAACAGGGGAAGGAAATGCAGGAGTCATTAATATTGAAACAGGTTCATTTGTTATGGATAACAGTTCCATCGTGAGCGATACTGGTGCGCTCCGCGAAGAACCTTTACAGCCTATCAAAAACACGGGAAATGCCGGACGTATTAACATTACTGCAGATACTATTTCTTTGAACAATAGTGCCCGAATTAGTAGCGAAGCTGCAGGCACTGGGAATGCAGGAGAAATTAATATTGATGTGAATACGGCTTTGCTGAAAAATAGTACTATTGCGACTGCTACATCGGGTAGTGGCAAAGGTGGAGAAATTTTCTTCAGCGCAAATTCACTCGTGTTGGACAACAGCAGACTTAGCAGTGAAACTACAGGGAGTGGTGTAGGTGGTAGTTTGACTCTACTTCTTCAAGAAGCGCTAACGGCTCGCGATCGCTCGAGTATCTCTGTCTCTTCAACTTCCACAAGTCTTAACAATGCAGAATTAGGTGGAGCAGGTAGCATAAATGTGCAAGCTAATTCTATTTCTTTAGATAACCAAAGTTCTATTAAAAGTGAAGCCGGATCGGTAGATGGTGGTAACATCAACCTAACATTGCAAAAATTATTACTTCTACGTCGTAACAGTCAAATCTCAGCAAGTGCGGGGACTGCGCTCAAGGGTGGCAATGGTGGTAACATCAATATCAATGTTCGTAATGGCTTTATAGTTGCTCTCCCATTTGAAAATAGCGATATCACTGCCAACGCTTATCAAGGGCTCGGAGGAGTTGTCGATATTAAAGCAGCCAGCATATTTGGACTGTCACCCTTGAGTCGAGATCTGCTCTCAAAGCTTTTGGCAACAACGAATCCTGCTCTACTCGATCCTGGAAGATTGCGAACAAGTGACATTACTGCTATTTCCCAGACGAATCCTTCCTTAAATGGTGTTGTAGCTGTCAACACGCCGGATACAGATCCTTATGGGGAGCTAGTACCATTACCTGTCAATTTAGTTGATGCTTCACAACTCATTAGCACGGGGTGCAATCCTGAAGGAACCCATACAACGAGCTCGTTTATTTCTACAGGGCGTGGAGGAATATCCACTAGCCCCACAGACCCTCTTCTCAGTGATGCGCTACTTGCAGATTGGATTTCTCCTTCTAAAAATATTTCTCAATCAGAAGCAGAGGGAGAAAATATTTCCCTATCTTCCCCATCTCCTTCTACTCCAATTGTGGAAGCTCAGAATTGGGTGGTTGATAAAAGGGGCGTTATTGAATTAGTTGCCATTGCACCCAGTATTAACCTTCATCGTTCTCCATTTCACTCTACACTTTGTGTTGATAAAAGATAA
- a CDS encoding HD domain-containing protein, with translation MKLTERFESALIFATRLHVNQTRKVGGTPYIAHLLSVTALVLEAGGSEDEAIAALLHDSIEDQGGKPMREQILQSFGATVVEIIDGCTEWDTPPKPPWQERKNRYLEKLRHASPSVKLVSIADKLHNARSLLADWQKFGDAIWTEFNGGKEKTLWFYQSLVQVYRETGSNSMIEELERVVQQLSTQSSI, from the coding sequence ATGAAATTAACAGAACGATTTGAATCAGCATTAATCTTTGCAACTCGTCTCCATGTCAATCAAACCCGTAAAGTGGGTGGTACTCCTTATATTGCTCATTTACTCAGTGTAACGGCATTGGTACTCGAGGCAGGAGGAAGCGAAGATGAAGCGATCGCAGCTTTGCTACACGATAGTATAGAAGACCAAGGTGGAAAACCCATGCGCGAGCAAATTCTCCAGAGTTTTGGCGCAACAGTTGTAGAAATTATTGATGGCTGTACGGAGTGGGATACACCACCCAAACCCCCATGGCAAGAGAGAAAAAATCGGTATCTAGAAAAACTCCGCCATGCTTCGCCTTCTGTCAAACTAGTCTCAATCGCTGATAAACTACACAATGCGAGATCCTTACTGGCAGATTGGCAAAAATTTGGAGATGCAATCTGGACTGAATTCAATGGCGGTAAAGAAAAAACTTTGTGGTTCTACCAATCCTTGGTACAGGTGTATAGAGAAACAGGTTCTAACTCGATGATAGAAGAACTCGAACGAGTGGTTCAACAACTCTCCACGCAAAGCTCCATCTAA
- a CDS encoding AbrB/MazE/SpoVT family DNA-binding domain-containing protein encodes MSTVISRWGNSLAIRIPKAVADQIQVEEGTPVSISISGDSIVITPQKRKKYTLDQLLEGMTPDKFHPEIDTGSAAGNEAW; translated from the coding sequence ATGAGCACAGTCATATCTAGATGGGGAAATAGCTTAGCCATTCGCATTCCCAAAGCAGTAGCCGACCAAATACAAGTTGAGGAAGGTACTCCTGTAAGTATCAGTATTTCAGGTGATAGCATTGTGATTACACCTCAAAAGAGAAAAAAATATACACTTGACCAACTTCTAGAAGGCATGACACCAGATAAATTTCATCCTGAAATTGATACAGGAAGCGCTGCGGGGAATGAGGCTTGGTGA
- a CDS encoding type II toxin-antitoxin system PemK/MazF family toxin produces the protein MSSPYIPERGDIVKLEFGLVEITADLIKRAFTLKNAGMSFEGIAKTLNSDLERQGLEQQGYRPVLVLSPFKYNKMSSMVLVCPITSQKKGLSFEVALMDGMKTKGVILTDQVKSLDWKARKVLFVEKVEQDLIEEVQARIETLIL, from the coding sequence GTGAGCAGTCCATATATTCCAGAGCGTGGTGATATCGTTAAATTAGAATTCGGATTAGTCGAAATTACGGCAGATTTAATCAAACGAGCATTTACGTTGAAAAATGCTGGTATGTCTTTTGAAGGAATTGCCAAGACACTGAATTCTGACCTAGAACGTCAAGGGCTCGAGCAGCAAGGCTATCGCCCTGTTTTAGTATTGTCTCCCTTTAAATACAACAAAATGTCTTCTATGGTTTTGGTTTGTCCCATCACTTCTCAAAAGAAAGGGCTGAGTTTTGAGGTAGCGCTGATGGATGGTATGAAAACTAAAGGGGTCATTTTAACTGACCAAGTAAAATCTTTAGATTGGAAAGCCAGAAAAGTGTTGTTTGTAGAGAAAGTGGAACAGGATTTAATTGAAGAAGTACAAGCAAGAATAGAAACTTTAATTTTATAA